The following are from one region of the Natronosporangium hydrolyticum genome:
- a CDS encoding type I glyceraldehyde-3-phosphate dehydrogenase, which translates to MTIRIGLNGVGRIGRNLWRIIHTSVPDVDVVVANDTADLDTVAHLLRYDSIRGPFPGEVRAGRGAIRVDDTTVALTHLPRPDQLDWRSYDVDLAIEATGQFTRGDSARGHLIAGAPLVVISTASPDADVSLMMGLNEHDFDPGQHRVVSNSCCTTYCMATMLSPLHQAYGVGKASASIAYSHGSRPGPLLDGVHHNLRMARANATNLVPANVPGVRHALDRVLPELAGQVAATAIRVPVTAVSAATLTLRLQAPANADDINHTLTQASLSILKDYLAVSHAPLVSTDLLGSTASCVVDAELTTVLDDLVRVVGWYDNEWGYAHRLIDLARFLTCQTGG; encoded by the coding sequence ATGACTATCCGGATCGGCCTGAACGGCGTCGGGCGCATCGGCCGCAACCTGTGGCGGATCATCCACACCAGCGTCCCCGACGTCGACGTCGTCGTCGCCAACGACACCGCCGACCTCGACACCGTGGCGCACCTGCTGCGGTACGACTCGATCCGGGGGCCGTTCCCGGGCGAGGTTCGCGCCGGCCGCGGCGCGATCCGGGTCGACGACACGACCGTAGCGCTCACCCACCTGCCTCGCCCCGACCAGCTCGACTGGCGAAGCTACGATGTGGACCTGGCGATCGAGGCGACCGGACAATTTACCCGCGGCGACAGCGCCCGGGGCCACCTGATCGCCGGGGCGCCGCTGGTGGTCATCTCCACCGCCTCACCCGACGCCGATGTCTCACTGATGATGGGGCTCAACGAGCACGACTTCGACCCCGGTCAACACCGGGTGGTGTCGAACTCCTGCTGCACCACTTATTGCATGGCCACAATGCTCAGTCCCCTCCATCAGGCGTACGGGGTGGGGAAGGCCAGCGCTTCGATCGCCTACTCGCACGGCAGCCGACCCGGCCCGTTGCTCGACGGTGTCCACCACAATCTCCGGATGGCCCGAGCCAACGCGACCAATCTGGTGCCGGCCAACGTCCCCGGCGTCCGGCACGCGCTCGACCGGGTGCTGCCAGAGCTGGCCGGCCAGGTCGCGGCGACCGCGATCCGGGTTCCGGTCACCGCCGTCTCCGCCGCGACCCTCACCCTGCGGTTGCAGGCTCCAGCGAACGCAGATGACATAAACCATACGCTGACGCAGGCGTCGTTGAGCATTCTGAAGGACTACCTGGCGGTGAGTCACGCACCGTTGGTCTCCACCGACCTACTCGGCTCCACCGCGTCCTGTGTGGTCGATGCCGAACTCACGACAGTGCTCGACGATCTGGTACGCGTGGTCGGCTGGTACGACAACGAGTGGGGATACGCCCACCGGCTGATCGACCTGGCGAGATTCTTGACCTGCCAGACCGGTGGCTGA
- a CDS encoding helix-turn-helix domain-containing protein: MEELPIGRRVAYWRNRRRMSQQVFADRLGKSKSWVDKVERGVRRLDKFSLIHDIADVLQVETKLLLGSEPDRRDDRREETHLIARSEVVEIRAALERYDQVNLFYPPPTPPPALSELGKSVRHAWLTYQHAKGQTLARLLPDLLRQAQTADLFYQRTDQAARAAHLLGQVYQIASSSLRNLGEFELAWLAADRAVAVAQRAKDELLAGVATFRVGMALLAMGRARPALEINISVANRLAPPYGRDSTPQQLSVYGMLLLQGAMAAAKIRDGSTASDLLRAADEAAQWLGADHNHYWSCFGPTNVLLHRAAAAVEMGEGKYAVATHEQIGADGFAALVPERRVHFLLDLARGWAQVGDVQRAGEMLVAGDRLAPAELRSRPIVREILGDVMRRSQGTPPPAVCELAAQTGVGG, translated from the coding sequence GTGGAAGAGCTGCCGATCGGGCGCCGGGTAGCCTACTGGCGCAACCGGCGCCGGATGTCGCAGCAGGTCTTCGCGGACCGGTTGGGCAAGAGTAAGAGCTGGGTGGACAAGGTCGAGCGGGGTGTGCGCCGGCTGGACAAATTCTCCCTTATCCACGACATCGCCGATGTCCTGCAGGTCGAGACGAAGCTGTTGCTCGGCAGCGAACCGGACCGTCGGGACGACCGCCGGGAGGAGACCCACCTGATCGCCCGCTCCGAAGTGGTCGAAATCCGGGCCGCTCTCGAACGCTACGACCAGGTCAATCTCTTCTACCCGCCGCCCACGCCACCGCCGGCGCTCAGCGAACTGGGCAAGTCCGTCCGGCACGCCTGGCTGACCTATCAGCACGCCAAGGGCCAGACGTTGGCGAGGCTGTTACCGGACCTGCTCCGCCAAGCGCAGACCGCCGACCTGTTCTACCAGCGCACTGACCAGGCCGCCCGGGCGGCACACCTGCTCGGGCAGGTCTACCAGATCGCCTCCTCGTCACTGCGTAACCTCGGCGAGTTCGAGCTGGCCTGGCTCGCGGCCGATCGGGCGGTCGCGGTCGCCCAGCGCGCCAAGGATGAGCTGCTGGCCGGGGTGGCGACCTTCCGGGTCGGGATGGCGCTGTTGGCGATGGGGCGGGCCAGACCCGCGCTGGAGATCAACATCAGCGTGGCGAACCGGCTCGCGCCGCCGTACGGGCGGGACTCCACACCCCAGCAGCTCTCGGTCTACGGGATGCTGCTGCTGCAGGGAGCGATGGCGGCGGCCAAGATCCGGGACGGCTCGACCGCTTCCGACCTGCTCCGCGCCGCCGACGAGGCCGCCCAGTGGCTCGGCGCCGACCACAACCACTACTGGAGCTGTTTCGGCCCGACCAACGTGCTGCTGCACCGGGCGGCCGCCGCGGTGGAGATGGGGGAGGGGAAGTACGCGGTCGCCACCCACGAGCAGATCGGGGCGGACGGGTTCGCGGCGCTGGTGCCGGAGCGTCGGGTGCACTTCCTGCTCGACCTGGCCCGCGGCTGGGCGCAGGTCGGCGACGTGCAGCGGGCCGGCGAGATGCTGGTAGCCGGCGACCGGCTGGCCCCGGCCGAGCTGCGGTCCCGGCCGATCGTGCGGGAGATCCTCGGTGACGTGATGCGGCGAAGTCAGGGCACACCACCTCCGGCGGTCTGCGAACTCGCCGCACAGACGGGGGTGGGCGGGTGA
- a CDS encoding bifunctional DNA primase/polymerase codes for MVLTRQRLRRAALRMASNGWPITPGASLRARRFDCGRPGCPTTACHPVLEHWEPAASVDRARLIEWWRYAPHSVLLPTGVAFDVLEIAAPLGALLRESRRWSGPRRGPVATIPTGRWMFLVTPGEPLCDQLAGELSVVRHGRGSWVPAPPTRLVEGPVRWLVSPTEVGWRLPASAPVQDILSDLLRQPAQRRRSHPRWGGWMNRTASASSQT; via the coding sequence ATGGTTCTCACGCGACAACGGCTGCGGCGCGCGGCGCTGCGGATGGCCAGTAATGGCTGGCCGATCACGCCCGGCGCCAGCCTGCGCGCCCGGCGCTTCGACTGTGGCCGGCCCGGCTGCCCCACCACCGCCTGCCACCCGGTGCTGGAGCACTGGGAGCCGGCGGCCAGCGTCGATCGGGCCCGATTAATCGAATGGTGGCGGTACGCCCCGCATAGCGTCCTGCTGCCCACCGGCGTCGCCTTCGACGTGCTGGAGATCGCCGCTCCGCTCGGGGCGTTGCTGCGGGAGTCCCGCCGCTGGTCCGGTCCGCGGCGGGGGCCGGTCGCGACCATCCCGACTGGACGCTGGATGTTCCTGGTCACGCCCGGCGAGCCGCTCTGCGACCAGCTCGCCGGCGAGCTCAGTGTGGTCCGGCATGGCCGCGGTTCCTGGGTGCCGGCGCCGCCCACCCGGCTGGTCGAAGGGCCGGTCCGCTGGCTGGTCTCCCCGACCGAGGTCGGCTGGCGACTGCCGGCCAGCGCACCGGTCCAGGACATCCTGTCGGACCTGCTGCGGCAGCCGGCGCAGCGGCGCCGTTCTCACCCCAGGTGGGGTGGCTGGATGAACAGGACCGCGAGCGCCAGCAGCCAGACGTAG
- a CDS encoding undecaprenyl-diphosphate phosphatase — MTTLEAIVLGIIQGLFMFVPVSSTSHLALSQHWFAAAGSEMPPPDSPEMILFDIVVHVGTLVSIVVVMRAGLAKLLTGVGADLRQVAGRQGGRHRRRRFGVAEATPVAAAVLSPPRPDYLYLRLAALGMVTVATTGVLGLVIRAVGTGIFALPALIAVALIITGGILWWTDSAGPQWRGARQLTVWVAIGIGVAQAAALVPGFSRSGLTIAAALLFGLYRPLAAQFSFFVAIPTILAAMVVQTADVLRSPEELTIGLPAYAAGFVVAAVVGAFALALVLKLLYKAKFRYFAVYVWLLALAVLFIQPPHLG; from the coding sequence ATGACGACGCTCGAGGCGATCGTGCTCGGCATCATTCAAGGGCTATTCATGTTCGTGCCGGTCAGCTCGACCAGCCACCTGGCGCTCAGCCAGCACTGGTTCGCCGCGGCCGGTTCGGAGATGCCGCCACCGGACTCCCCGGAGATGATCCTCTTCGATATCGTGGTGCACGTCGGCACCCTGGTGTCGATCGTGGTGGTGATGCGGGCCGGGCTGGCCAAGCTCCTCACCGGCGTCGGCGCGGACCTGCGGCAGGTTGCCGGCCGGCAAGGCGGCCGGCACCGGCGCCGCCGGTTCGGGGTCGCCGAGGCCACGCCGGTCGCCGCCGCGGTGCTCTCCCCGCCCCGGCCGGACTACCTCTACCTGCGGTTGGCGGCGTTGGGCATGGTCACCGTCGCGACCACCGGGGTGCTCGGACTGGTGATCCGGGCGGTCGGGACGGGTATCTTCGCGCTGCCGGCGCTGATCGCGGTCGCGTTGATCATCACCGGCGGCATTCTGTGGTGGACCGACTCGGCCGGCCCACAGTGGCGGGGCGCCCGCCAGCTGACCGTCTGGGTGGCGATCGGCATCGGCGTCGCCCAGGCCGCGGCGCTCGTTCCCGGGTTCAGTCGCAGCGGGTTGACGATCGCGGCGGCGCTGCTCTTCGGCCTATACCGGCCGCTCGCCGCCCAGTTCAGCTTCTTCGTGGCGATTCCGACGATTCTGGCCGCGATGGTGGTACAGACGGCCGATGTGCTCCGCAGCCCCGAGGAGCTCACCATCGGCCTGCCCGCGTACGCGGCCGGGTTCGTGGTGGCCGCGGTGGTGGGCGCCTTCGCGCTCGCGCTCGTGCTCAAGCTGCTCTACAAGGCGAAGTTCCGGTACTTCGCGGTCTACGTCTGGCTGCTGGCGCTCGCGGTCCTGTTCATCCAGCCACCCCACCTGGGGTGA
- a CDS encoding ABC transporter permease, which translates to MTHLTGTGRLFRLAVRRDRVLLPVWLVAISGLAVAVVSSVSALYTSAEERSQAAAFSAANVAARIFDGPASGSSLGAMTMVESYWLLAVLAAIMSAQAVVRHTRQDEETGRAELLGAAAIGRYARLAAALLLALVANLLLTGAVAGALIANDLPVAGSFAGGAAVAATGLTFAGVAAVTAQLSTTQRGANGLAMAVLGAAFLLRAVGDAAGEVAANQVELVSAWPSWLSPIGWGQQLRPFYQDNWEVLGLFGGLFAILVAVAFALTSRRDLGSGLLADRRGPATAPAALLSPLGLAWRLQRGILLAWLVGLVIVGAAFGAVGDSVDDFVGISDQFEQLIVAQAAGADLVDLFFGFLTGFLGIAAAGYTVQALLRMRAEEAAGHLESVLATAVSRATWLGSHALIAGAGTLLLLVATGVSGAVGYAFAAGDLATGLGMLQASLGQLPAVLAVGGFVVAVFGLVPRFAVALSWAALAVSLVMGQLGELLELPRPVLNVSPFTHLPPVPAESYAWLPAMIMVAVAAVLAVGGLVSFRRRDLALGA; encoded by the coding sequence ATGACTCACCTCACCGGCACGGGCCGACTGTTCCGGCTGGCGGTCCGGCGCGATCGGGTGTTGTTGCCGGTTTGGCTGGTCGCCATCAGCGGGCTCGCGGTCGCGGTCGTCTCCAGCGTGTCCGCCCTCTACACCAGCGCCGAGGAGCGCAGCCAGGCGGCGGCGTTCAGCGCCGCGAACGTCGCGGCGCGGATCTTCGACGGCCCGGCGTCGGGCAGCTCGCTCGGCGCCATGACCATGGTCGAGTCGTACTGGCTGCTCGCTGTGCTAGCGGCGATCATGAGCGCCCAGGCGGTGGTCCGCCACACTCGGCAGGACGAAGAGACCGGTCGGGCTGAGCTGCTCGGCGCCGCCGCGATCGGCCGGTACGCCCGGCTGGCCGCCGCGCTGCTGCTCGCGCTGGTGGCCAATCTGCTGCTGACCGGGGCGGTCGCGGGCGCGCTGATCGCCAACGACCTGCCGGTCGCGGGGTCGTTCGCGGGCGGGGCCGCGGTCGCGGCGACCGGGCTCACCTTCGCCGGGGTAGCCGCGGTCACCGCCCAGCTCTCGACCACTCAGCGGGGCGCGAACGGGTTGGCGATGGCGGTGCTCGGGGCGGCTTTCCTGCTGCGGGCGGTGGGTGACGCCGCCGGCGAGGTCGCGGCGAACCAGGTCGAGCTGGTCAGCGCCTGGCCCTCCTGGTTGTCGCCGATCGGCTGGGGCCAGCAGCTGCGCCCGTTCTACCAGGACAACTGGGAGGTGCTGGGGCTCTTCGGCGGGCTGTTTGCGATCCTGGTCGCGGTGGCTTTCGCGCTGACCAGCCGGCGCGACCTCGGCTCCGGGCTGCTGGCGGATCGCCGCGGCCCGGCCACAGCGCCGGCCGCACTGCTCAGCCCGCTCGGGTTGGCGTGGCGGCTACAGCGGGGCATCCTGCTGGCGTGGCTGGTCGGGTTGGTCATCGTCGGGGCCGCCTTCGGCGCGGTCGGCGACAGCGTCGACGACTTCGTCGGGATCAGCGACCAGTTCGAGCAGTTGATCGTCGCGCAGGCGGCCGGGGCGGACCTGGTCGATCTCTTCTTCGGCTTCCTCACCGGCTTCCTGGGGATCGCGGCGGCCGGCTACACGGTGCAGGCGTTGCTGCGGATGCGGGCTGAGGAGGCGGCCGGGCACCTGGAGTCGGTGCTTGCCACCGCGGTCAGCCGGGCGACCTGGCTCGGCAGCCACGCGCTGATCGCCGGCGCCGGGACGCTGCTGCTGCTGGTTGCGACCGGCGTCAGCGGCGCGGTCGGGTACGCGTTCGCCGCCGGTGATCTGGCGACCGGCCTGGGCATGCTGCAGGCCAGTCTGGGGCAGCTGCCGGCCGTGTTGGCGGTCGGCGGGTTCGTTGTCGCGGTCTTCGGCCTGGTGCCGCGGTTCGCGGTGGCGTTGTCCTGGGCGGCGTTGGCGGTCAGCCTGGTGATGGGCCAGTTGGGGGAGCTGCTGGAGCTGCCGCGGCCGGTGTTGAACGTCTCCCCGTTCACCCATCTGCCGCCGGTTCCGGCCGAGTCGTACGCCTGGCTGCCAGCGATGATCATGGTGGCGGTGGCGGCGGTGCTGGCGGTCGGCGGGTTGGTCTCATTCCGGCGACGTGACCTGGCGCTGGGTGCATGA
- a CDS encoding ABC transporter ATP-binding protein — protein sequence MIDGLRKRFGATQALDGVDLRVTTGEVHGFLGPNGAGKSTTIRILLGLLRGDAGRVTVLGGDPWRDAVALHRRLAYVPGDVRLWPNLSGGEAIDLFGDLRGGIGRRRRDELIERYQLDPTKRCASYSKGNRQKVALVAALASGVELLVLDEPTSGLDPLMETVFQETVREQVAAGGTVLLSSHVLAEAESLCDRLSIIRSGRIVESGSLAELRHLTRTTIRVVTARPVTGLSDLPGVHDPQVRGSELVCEVASDAMDPVLRHLLPFEVQSLTATPPTLAELFLRHYGDELAQLGTADLTTTGGAA from the coding sequence ATGATCGACGGCCTGCGTAAGCGGTTCGGAGCCACCCAGGCCCTCGACGGGGTGGACCTGCGCGTCACCACCGGCGAAGTCCACGGCTTCCTCGGCCCGAACGGGGCTGGCAAGTCCACCACTATCCGGATCCTGCTCGGGTTGCTCCGCGGCGACGCCGGCCGGGTTACGGTGCTGGGAGGCGACCCGTGGCGGGACGCGGTGGCGCTGCATCGTCGGCTCGCCTATGTCCCCGGAGATGTGCGGCTCTGGCCGAACCTGTCGGGAGGGGAGGCGATCGACCTGTTCGGCGACTTGCGCGGGGGGATCGGCCGCCGCCGCCGCGACGAGCTGATCGAGCGGTACCAGCTCGATCCGACCAAGCGGTGTGCCAGCTACTCCAAGGGCAACCGGCAGAAGGTGGCGCTGGTCGCCGCGCTCGCGTCCGGTGTGGAGCTACTCGTCCTCGACGAGCCCACCTCGGGCCTCGACCCGTTGATGGAGACGGTCTTTCAGGAGACGGTCCGGGAGCAGGTCGCGGCCGGTGGCACCGTGCTGCTCTCCAGCCATGTGCTCGCCGAGGCAGAGAGCCTGTGTGACCGGCTCAGCATCATCCGCTCCGGGCGGATCGTCGAGTCGGGCAGCCTCGCCGAACTGCGCCACCTGACCCGTACCACCATCCGGGTGGTGACCGCGCGCCCGGTGACCGGCCTATCCGACCTGCCCGGGGTCCACGACCCGCAGGTACGCGGGAGCGAGCTGGTCTGCGAGGTGGCGAGCGACGCGATGGACCCGGTGCTGCGGCACCTGCTGCCGTTCGAGGTGCAAAGCTTGACGGCGACTCCGCCGACCCTCGCCGAGTTGTTTCTGCGGCACTATGGGGACGAGTTGGCGCAGCTCGGCACCGCCGACCTCACCACCACCGGCGGTGCGGCATGA
- a CDS encoding TetR/AcrR family transcriptional regulator has translation MDREMGLRERKRLAAMRRIQEVALELFDLYGYQQVPIERIADAAEVSPSSVYRYFGTKEQIVLWDEYDPIAIERIASELLSQPPIEAVRRVMDETIGEMMRVDEQRVRRRIHHMMQEPAIAAATAVQAHEVATMIIGRFAEQLGRDPNDLELHVFAHGFVGAIIGVMRYWYTIDFRQPLPALVDQVITSFERGFSFP, from the coding sequence GTGGATCGTGAGATGGGCCTACGAGAGCGCAAACGCCTCGCCGCGATGCGCCGCATCCAGGAGGTGGCGCTGGAGCTGTTCGACCTGTACGGCTACCAGCAGGTCCCGATCGAGCGCATCGCCGACGCCGCCGAGGTCTCCCCCAGCTCGGTCTACCGCTACTTCGGCACCAAGGAGCAGATCGTGCTTTGGGACGAGTACGACCCGATCGCGATCGAACGCATCGCCAGCGAACTGCTCAGCCAACCCCCGATCGAAGCCGTCCGGCGAGTAATGGACGAGACCATCGGCGAGATGATGCGGGTCGACGAGCAACGCGTGCGGCGCCGGATCCACCACATGATGCAGGAACCGGCGATCGCCGCCGCCACCGCCGTCCAGGCCCACGAAGTGGCCACAATGATCATCGGCCGGTTCGCCGAACAGCTCGGCCGCGATCCGAACGACCTGGAACTCCACGTCTTCGCCCACGGCTTCGTAGGGGCGATCATCGGGGTGATGCGCTACTGGTACACAATCGACTTCCGGCAGCCATTGCCCGCGCTCGTCGACCAGGTGATCACCTCATTCGAACGCGGCTTCTCGTTCCCCTGA
- a CDS encoding ParB/RepB/Spo0J family partition protein, whose product MRVPGGTMAEALAANGGHSAGGPRVVELALDSLVSTGSPRSAGEDAAHVALLAEQPGVSLPPILVHRPTNRVIDGAHRVRAAQWRGDRTIRAVYFEGSDDDAFVVAVRANNAHGLPLPDRRAAARRILMNFPAWSDRAVAAVTGLAPGTVQSVRAQGGHQPPVAARVGRDGRVRPLDPAQGRRLAASVITSRPDASLREVARLAGVSVGTARDVRRRLRDGEEVVPRGARSAAAPSVAEVRTVSLGRGGSEARAGRSVTHHAAAAAKGRHDGAPAAGRHGAPSVGNDERGVFSVMQVLQQDPALRYSERGRQVLRWLGAHFVDPADCRQVAAEVPLHSSYSIIEVAQAYAAAWQSLADELTGRVRAGSGEREAAFE is encoded by the coding sequence ATGCGGGTGCCGGGCGGGACCATGGCGGAGGCGCTGGCGGCCAACGGGGGACACTCGGCGGGTGGGCCCAGGGTGGTGGAGTTGGCGCTGGATTCGCTGGTGTCGACCGGCTCGCCGCGATCGGCGGGGGAGGATGCGGCGCATGTGGCGCTGCTGGCGGAGCAGCCGGGGGTCTCGCTGCCGCCGATCCTGGTGCATCGTCCGACGAACCGGGTGATCGATGGTGCGCACCGGGTCCGGGCGGCGCAGTGGCGAGGGGATCGGACGATTCGGGCGGTCTACTTTGAGGGCAGCGACGACGACGCGTTCGTGGTGGCGGTGCGCGCCAACAATGCCCACGGGCTGCCGTTGCCGGATCGGCGGGCGGCCGCGCGGCGGATCCTCATGAACTTTCCCGCTTGGTCGGACCGGGCGGTGGCGGCGGTGACCGGGTTGGCGCCGGGGACGGTGCAGTCGGTGCGGGCGCAGGGCGGTCACCAGCCGCCGGTGGCCGCCCGGGTGGGGCGGGATGGCCGGGTCCGGCCGTTGGATCCGGCGCAGGGGCGGCGACTCGCCGCGTCGGTGATCACTTCGCGGCCGGATGCCTCGCTTCGGGAGGTCGCCCGGCTCGCGGGGGTTTCGGTGGGGACAGCCCGTGATGTCCGGCGGCGGCTCCGCGACGGCGAAGAGGTGGTGCCGCGCGGCGCCCGTTCAGCCGCGGCGCCATCGGTCGCCGAGGTCCGTACGGTGTCCCTGGGCCGCGGCGGATCCGAGGCCCGGGCCGGGCGTTCGGTGACGCATCACGCCGCGGCGGCGGCCAAGGGGCGGCATGATGGCGCGCCAGCGGCGGGTCGGCACGGCGCCCCGTCGGTGGGGAACGATGAGCGCGGAGTGTTCTCGGTAATGCAGGTGCTGCAGCAGGACCCGGCGCTGCGCTACTCGGAACGCGGCCGGCAGGTGCTGCGGTGGCTCGGTGCGCACTTTGTCGATCCGGCCGATTGCCGCCAGGTGGCGGCAGAGGTGCCGCTGCACAGCAGTTACTCGATCATCGAGGTGGCGCAGGCGTACGCGGCGGCGTGGCAGTCGCTCGCCGATGAGCTGACCGGGCGGGTACGGGCGGGGTCAGGGGAACGAGAAGCCGCGTTCGAATGA
- the rnhA gene encoding ribonuclease HI — protein sequence MAEQLVDIFTDGACSGNPGPGGWGALLRYGDHEREIFGGESGATTNNRMELLAPIMALESLTRPAQVRVHTDSTYVRNGITSWLPRWQRNGWQTAGRQPVKNADLWRRLAAAASQHEVTWHWVKGHAGHVENERADQLAAKGLHEARG from the coding sequence ATGGCGGAGCAGCTGGTCGACATCTTCACCGATGGCGCGTGCAGCGGCAATCCCGGCCCGGGCGGCTGGGGGGCGTTGCTGCGGTACGGCGACCACGAGCGGGAGATCTTCGGTGGCGAGTCCGGGGCGACCACCAACAACCGGATGGAGCTGTTGGCGCCGATCATGGCCTTGGAGAGCCTGACCCGGCCGGCCCAGGTCCGGGTCCACACCGACAGCACGTACGTGCGTAACGGCATCACCTCGTGGCTGCCCCGTTGGCAGCGCAACGGCTGGCAGACGGCTGGCCGGCAGCCGGTCAAGAACGCTGACCTCTGGCGTCGGCTGGCGGCCGCGGCGAGCCAGCACGAGGTGACCTGGCACTGGGTGAAGGGCCACGCCGGGCACGTCGAGAACGAACGCGCCGACCAGCTCGCCGCGAAAGGCTTGCACGAGGCACGGGGCTAG